From Strix uralensis isolate ZFMK-TIS-50842 chromosome 1, bStrUra1, whole genome shotgun sequence, a single genomic window includes:
- the TTC39C gene encoding tetratricopeptide repeat protein 39C isoform X4 has protein sequence MAGSEQPPPRREDGEAPLPIEDAELALAGINMLLNNGFRESDQLFKKYRNHSPLMSFGASFVSFLNAMMTFEEEKMQLACDDLKATEKLCESEEAGVIETIKNKIKKNVDGRKSTLSMIDRLQRQIIVADCQVYLAVLSFVKQELSAYIKGGWILRKAWKIYNKCYTDINTLQEIYQKKTTQESLTSDAANDNHIAAEGVTEDSLNRLKGAVSFGYGLFHLCISMVPPNLLKIINLLGFPGDRLQGLSSLMYASESKDMKAPLATLALLWYHTVVRPFFALDGSDNKAGLKEAKEILAKKESAYPNSSLFMFFKGRIQRLECQINSALTSFHTALELATDQREIQHVCLYEIGWCSMIEMNFKDAFESFERLKNESRWSQCYYAYLTAVCQGATGDVNGAQNVFKEVQKLFKRKNNQIEQFSVKKADRFRKQMPTKELCVLASIEVLYLWKALPNCSLSNLQHMSQELALINLITTEPDSSGDGYMHHDSVLPGNRALLS, from the exons ATGGCCGGCTcggagcagccgccgccgcggcgggaggACGGGGAAGCGCCGCTGCCCATCGAGGACGCGGAGCTGGCGCTGGCCGGCATCAACATGCTGCTGAACAACGGCTTCCGCGAGTCCGACCAGCTCTTCAAGAAATACAG aaacCATAGCCCATTAATGAGTTTTGGAGCCAGTTTTGTCAGTTTTTTG AATGCCATGATGACATTCGAAGAAGAGAAAATGCAACTGGCCTGTGATGACTTAAAGGCTACAGAGAAACTTTGTGAAAGTGAAGAAGCTGGAGTTATAGAAACAatcaagaataaaattaaaaagaat GTTGATGGACGAAAATCTACTCTATCCATGATAGACCGTCTACAAAGACAAATAATTGTAGCAGACTGTCAAGTCTACTTGGCTGTGCTCTCATTTGTAAAACAAGAGTTATCAG CATACATAAAAGGTGGGTGGATACTCCGAAAAGCCTGGAAAATTTACAATAAGTGCTATACGGACATTAATACACTTCAGGAAATATATCAGAAGAAAACAACTCAGGAATCCTTGACTTCTGATGCTGCAAATGATAATCATATTGCTGCAGAAGGTGTAACGGAGGATTCGCTAAACAGACTGAAAGGTGCTGTTAGCTTTGGATATGGACTTTTTCATCTTTGCATATCCATGGTGCCCCCAAACCTGCTCAAAATCATCAACCTGCTGGGTTTTCCTGGAGACCGCCTACAGGGGCTTTCTTCACTGATGTATGCAAGTGAAAGTAAGGACATGAAGGCCCCTTTAGCTAC ATTAGCTCTGTTGTGGTACCACACAGTTGTTCGTCCCTTTTTTGCCCTTGATGGCAGCGATAATAAGGCAGGATTGAAAGAGGCAAAAGAAATTCTTGCAAAAAAAGAGTCTGCTTATCCAAATTCTTCTCTGTTCATGTTCTTCAAGGGAAGGATACAGCGATTAGAG TGTCAAATCAATAGTGCCTTGACCTCATTTCATACCGCTTTGGAACTTGCAACAGACCAAAGGGAGATTCAGCATGTCTGCTTGTATGAAATAG GTTGGTGCAGCATGATAGAGATGAATTTCAAAGATGCATTTGAATCCTTTGAAAGGCTTAAAAATGAATCCAGGTGGTCCCAGTGCTACTATGCTTATTTAACAGCAG TGTGTCAAGGAGCCACTGGTGATGTCAATGGTGCTCAGAATGTGTTCAAGGAAGTTCAgaagcttttcaaaagaaaaaacaatcagaTTGaacaattttcagtgaaaaag GCAGAtagatttagaaaacaaatgccGACCAAAGAGCTCTGTGTCCTGGCATCCATTGAAGTATTGTACTTATGGAAAGCCCTTCCAAACTGTTCTCTCTCAAACTTACAGCATATGAGCCAAG AGCTGGCGCTAATAAACTTGATCACAACGGAGCCTGATTCATCTGGAGATGGTTACATGCATCATGATTCAGTTCTTCCTGGAAACAGAGCTCTACTCAGCTGA
- the TTC39C gene encoding tetratricopeptide repeat protein 39C isoform X1 yields the protein MAGSEQPPPRREDGEAPLPIEDAELALAGINMLLNNGFRESDQLFKKYRNHSPLMSFGASFVSFLNAMMTFEEEKMQLACDDLKATEKLCESEEAGVIETIKNKIKKNVDGRKSTLSMIDRLQRQIIVADCQVYLAVLSFVKQELSAYIKGGWILRKAWKIYNKCYTDINTLQEIYQKKTTQESLTSDAANDNHIAAEGVTEDSLNRLKGAVSFGYGLFHLCISMVPPNLLKIINLLGFPGDRLQGLSSLMYASESKDMKAPLATLALLWYHTVVRPFFALDGSDNKAGLKEAKEILAKKESAYPNSSLFMFFKGRIQRLECQINSALTSFHTALELATDQREIQHVCLYEIGWCSMIEMNFKDAFESFERLKNESRWSQCYYAYLTAVCQGATGDVNGAQNVFKEVQKLFKRKNNQIEQFSVKKADRFRKQMPTKELCVLASIEVLYLWKALPNCSLSNLQHMSQACQDVDDSSAVGLRNLLLGAIHKCLGNSEDAVQFFQRAAKDELCRQNNLYVQPYACYELGCLLLDNPETVPRGKTLLLQAKEEFTGYDFENRLHVRIHAALASLREVVPQ from the exons ATGGCCGGCTcggagcagccgccgccgcggcgggaggACGGGGAAGCGCCGCTGCCCATCGAGGACGCGGAGCTGGCGCTGGCCGGCATCAACATGCTGCTGAACAACGGCTTCCGCGAGTCCGACCAGCTCTTCAAGAAATACAG aaacCATAGCCCATTAATGAGTTTTGGAGCCAGTTTTGTCAGTTTTTTG AATGCCATGATGACATTCGAAGAAGAGAAAATGCAACTGGCCTGTGATGACTTAAAGGCTACAGAGAAACTTTGTGAAAGTGAAGAAGCTGGAGTTATAGAAACAatcaagaataaaattaaaaagaat GTTGATGGACGAAAATCTACTCTATCCATGATAGACCGTCTACAAAGACAAATAATTGTAGCAGACTGTCAAGTCTACTTGGCTGTGCTCTCATTTGTAAAACAAGAGTTATCAG CATACATAAAAGGTGGGTGGATACTCCGAAAAGCCTGGAAAATTTACAATAAGTGCTATACGGACATTAATACACTTCAGGAAATATATCAGAAGAAAACAACTCAGGAATCCTTGACTTCTGATGCTGCAAATGATAATCATATTGCTGCAGAAGGTGTAACGGAGGATTCGCTAAACAGACTGAAAGGTGCTGTTAGCTTTGGATATGGACTTTTTCATCTTTGCATATCCATGGTGCCCCCAAACCTGCTCAAAATCATCAACCTGCTGGGTTTTCCTGGAGACCGCCTACAGGGGCTTTCTTCACTGATGTATGCAAGTGAAAGTAAGGACATGAAGGCCCCTTTAGCTAC ATTAGCTCTGTTGTGGTACCACACAGTTGTTCGTCCCTTTTTTGCCCTTGATGGCAGCGATAATAAGGCAGGATTGAAAGAGGCAAAAGAAATTCTTGCAAAAAAAGAGTCTGCTTATCCAAATTCTTCTCTGTTCATGTTCTTCAAGGGAAGGATACAGCGATTAGAG TGTCAAATCAATAGTGCCTTGACCTCATTTCATACCGCTTTGGAACTTGCAACAGACCAAAGGGAGATTCAGCATGTCTGCTTGTATGAAATAG GTTGGTGCAGCATGATAGAGATGAATTTCAAAGATGCATTTGAATCCTTTGAAAGGCTTAAAAATGAATCCAGGTGGTCCCAGTGCTACTATGCTTATTTAACAGCAG TGTGTCAAGGAGCCACTGGTGATGTCAATGGTGCTCAGAATGTGTTCAAGGAAGTTCAgaagcttttcaaaagaaaaaacaatcagaTTGaacaattttcagtgaaaaag GCAGAtagatttagaaaacaaatgccGACCAAAGAGCTCTGTGTCCTGGCATCCATTGAAGTATTGTACTTATGGAAAGCCCTTCCAAACTGTTCTCTCTCAAACTTACAGCATATGAGCCAAG CTTGTCAGGATGTTGATGATTCATCAGCTGTTGGCTTGAGGAATTTGCTTCTTGGTGCCATACACAAATGCTTAGGAAATTCTGAAGATGCTGTTCAG tTCTTTCAGCGAGCTGCTAAAGATGAACTGTGCCGTCAGAACAACTTGTACGTCCAGCCATATGCTTGCTATGAACTTGGCTGTCTTCTATTAGACAATCCAGAG
- the TTC39C gene encoding tetratricopeptide repeat protein 39C isoform X2: MSFGASFVSFLNAMMTFEEEKMQLACDDLKATEKLCESEEAGVIETIKNKIKKNVDGRKSTLSMIDRLQRQIIVADCQVYLAVLSFVKQELSAYIKGGWILRKAWKIYNKCYTDINTLQEIYQKKTTQESLTSDAANDNHIAAEGVTEDSLNRLKGAVSFGYGLFHLCISMVPPNLLKIINLLGFPGDRLQGLSSLMYASESKDMKAPLATLALLWYHTVVRPFFALDGSDNKAGLKEAKEILAKKESAYPNSSLFMFFKGRIQRLECQINSALTSFHTALELATDQREIQHVCLYEIGWCSMIEMNFKDAFESFERLKNESRWSQCYYAYLTAVCQGATGDVNGAQNVFKEVQKLFKRKNNQIEQFSVKKADRFRKQMPTKELCVLASIEVLYLWKALPNCSLSNLQHMSQACQDVDDSSAVGLRNLLLGAIHKCLGNSEDAVQFFQRAAKDELCRQNNLYVQPYACYELGCLLLDNPETVPRGKTLLLQAKEEFTGYDFENRLHVRIHAALASLREVVPQ; the protein is encoded by the exons ATGAGTTTTGGAGCCAGTTTTGTCAGTTTTTTG AATGCCATGATGACATTCGAAGAAGAGAAAATGCAACTGGCCTGTGATGACTTAAAGGCTACAGAGAAACTTTGTGAAAGTGAAGAAGCTGGAGTTATAGAAACAatcaagaataaaattaaaaagaat GTTGATGGACGAAAATCTACTCTATCCATGATAGACCGTCTACAAAGACAAATAATTGTAGCAGACTGTCAAGTCTACTTGGCTGTGCTCTCATTTGTAAAACAAGAGTTATCAG CATACATAAAAGGTGGGTGGATACTCCGAAAAGCCTGGAAAATTTACAATAAGTGCTATACGGACATTAATACACTTCAGGAAATATATCAGAAGAAAACAACTCAGGAATCCTTGACTTCTGATGCTGCAAATGATAATCATATTGCTGCAGAAGGTGTAACGGAGGATTCGCTAAACAGACTGAAAGGTGCTGTTAGCTTTGGATATGGACTTTTTCATCTTTGCATATCCATGGTGCCCCCAAACCTGCTCAAAATCATCAACCTGCTGGGTTTTCCTGGAGACCGCCTACAGGGGCTTTCTTCACTGATGTATGCAAGTGAAAGTAAGGACATGAAGGCCCCTTTAGCTAC ATTAGCTCTGTTGTGGTACCACACAGTTGTTCGTCCCTTTTTTGCCCTTGATGGCAGCGATAATAAGGCAGGATTGAAAGAGGCAAAAGAAATTCTTGCAAAAAAAGAGTCTGCTTATCCAAATTCTTCTCTGTTCATGTTCTTCAAGGGAAGGATACAGCGATTAGAG TGTCAAATCAATAGTGCCTTGACCTCATTTCATACCGCTTTGGAACTTGCAACAGACCAAAGGGAGATTCAGCATGTCTGCTTGTATGAAATAG GTTGGTGCAGCATGATAGAGATGAATTTCAAAGATGCATTTGAATCCTTTGAAAGGCTTAAAAATGAATCCAGGTGGTCCCAGTGCTACTATGCTTATTTAACAGCAG TGTGTCAAGGAGCCACTGGTGATGTCAATGGTGCTCAGAATGTGTTCAAGGAAGTTCAgaagcttttcaaaagaaaaaacaatcagaTTGaacaattttcagtgaaaaag GCAGAtagatttagaaaacaaatgccGACCAAAGAGCTCTGTGTCCTGGCATCCATTGAAGTATTGTACTTATGGAAAGCCCTTCCAAACTGTTCTCTCTCAAACTTACAGCATATGAGCCAAG CTTGTCAGGATGTTGATGATTCATCAGCTGTTGGCTTGAGGAATTTGCTTCTTGGTGCCATACACAAATGCTTAGGAAATTCTGAAGATGCTGTTCAG tTCTTTCAGCGAGCTGCTAAAGATGAACTGTGCCGTCAGAACAACTTGTACGTCCAGCCATATGCTTGCTATGAACTTGGCTGTCTTCTATTAGACAATCCAGAG
- the TTC39C gene encoding tetratricopeptide repeat protein 39C isoform X3 → MMTFEEEKMQLACDDLKATEKLCESEEAGVIETIKNKIKKNVDGRKSTLSMIDRLQRQIIVADCQVYLAVLSFVKQELSAYIKGGWILRKAWKIYNKCYTDINTLQEIYQKKTTQESLTSDAANDNHIAAEGVTEDSLNRLKGAVSFGYGLFHLCISMVPPNLLKIINLLGFPGDRLQGLSSLMYASESKDMKAPLATLALLWYHTVVRPFFALDGSDNKAGLKEAKEILAKKESAYPNSSLFMFFKGRIQRLECQINSALTSFHTALELATDQREIQHVCLYEIGWCSMIEMNFKDAFESFERLKNESRWSQCYYAYLTAVCQGATGDVNGAQNVFKEVQKLFKRKNNQIEQFSVKKADRFRKQMPTKELCVLASIEVLYLWKALPNCSLSNLQHMSQACQDVDDSSAVGLRNLLLGAIHKCLGNSEDAVQFFQRAAKDELCRQNNLYVQPYACYELGCLLLDNPETVPRGKTLLLQAKEEFTGYDFENRLHVRIHAALASLREVVPQ, encoded by the exons ATGATGACATTCGAAGAAGAGAAAATGCAACTGGCCTGTGATGACTTAAAGGCTACAGAGAAACTTTGTGAAAGTGAAGAAGCTGGAGTTATAGAAACAatcaagaataaaattaaaaagaat GTTGATGGACGAAAATCTACTCTATCCATGATAGACCGTCTACAAAGACAAATAATTGTAGCAGACTGTCAAGTCTACTTGGCTGTGCTCTCATTTGTAAAACAAGAGTTATCAG CATACATAAAAGGTGGGTGGATACTCCGAAAAGCCTGGAAAATTTACAATAAGTGCTATACGGACATTAATACACTTCAGGAAATATATCAGAAGAAAACAACTCAGGAATCCTTGACTTCTGATGCTGCAAATGATAATCATATTGCTGCAGAAGGTGTAACGGAGGATTCGCTAAACAGACTGAAAGGTGCTGTTAGCTTTGGATATGGACTTTTTCATCTTTGCATATCCATGGTGCCCCCAAACCTGCTCAAAATCATCAACCTGCTGGGTTTTCCTGGAGACCGCCTACAGGGGCTTTCTTCACTGATGTATGCAAGTGAAAGTAAGGACATGAAGGCCCCTTTAGCTAC ATTAGCTCTGTTGTGGTACCACACAGTTGTTCGTCCCTTTTTTGCCCTTGATGGCAGCGATAATAAGGCAGGATTGAAAGAGGCAAAAGAAATTCTTGCAAAAAAAGAGTCTGCTTATCCAAATTCTTCTCTGTTCATGTTCTTCAAGGGAAGGATACAGCGATTAGAG TGTCAAATCAATAGTGCCTTGACCTCATTTCATACCGCTTTGGAACTTGCAACAGACCAAAGGGAGATTCAGCATGTCTGCTTGTATGAAATAG GTTGGTGCAGCATGATAGAGATGAATTTCAAAGATGCATTTGAATCCTTTGAAAGGCTTAAAAATGAATCCAGGTGGTCCCAGTGCTACTATGCTTATTTAACAGCAG TGTGTCAAGGAGCCACTGGTGATGTCAATGGTGCTCAGAATGTGTTCAAGGAAGTTCAgaagcttttcaaaagaaaaaacaatcagaTTGaacaattttcagtgaaaaag GCAGAtagatttagaaaacaaatgccGACCAAAGAGCTCTGTGTCCTGGCATCCATTGAAGTATTGTACTTATGGAAAGCCCTTCCAAACTGTTCTCTCTCAAACTTACAGCATATGAGCCAAG CTTGTCAGGATGTTGATGATTCATCAGCTGTTGGCTTGAGGAATTTGCTTCTTGGTGCCATACACAAATGCTTAGGAAATTCTGAAGATGCTGTTCAG tTCTTTCAGCGAGCTGCTAAAGATGAACTGTGCCGTCAGAACAACTTGTACGTCCAGCCATATGCTTGCTATGAACTTGGCTGTCTTCTATTAGACAATCCAGAG